The region acccgatgtttaccctggttacccggggaccttggcatcgttgctcgctggagagctgtctgtgtgacagctctccagcgaccaaacagcgacgctgcagcgatcggcatcgttgtctgtatcgctgcagcttcgcttagtgtgaaggtacctttagtgacaaGAGATAAGCTTAGCTGACATGAGTACTTAGGTCAGATATACGAATAAATTGCAGAAATCCAAACGTTAGGGCACTGTTATATGTTAAATGGCGAGGGACATTGTCCCAGATAAATTGTCATCATTGTGCGCTTGAATCCAGGGATCCCAGATGCTCTGGAACGTATCAATAGTATCAGATTTAGTGGCCTCGATTTTCTCTTTAAGCATTATTAAGTCTATCCGTCTCCTCACTTGTATGAATGACaacgtattttttttttccattagctTGCGATATGGTTTCTGGTGGCCATAGTAATAACAGATCTTGTCGTCTAATTGATTTTATCAGCATGAACCGGTCTGTCTCCCAAGAGTAAGACTGTCGGTGGCAGAAGCAGTTATTTTTTTAGAACTGTGTTGATTAACTTTACCACATCTTTCCAAAGAGACTTCGCTGTTGGACATGTCCACCAAATGTGGAGTGTATCTCCCTCATCCGTGCATCCTGTAAAACATTTGTTAAGGATCGTatgataaatgttatgtaaaaagcTAGGAACGTAGTATATTCTATGGAATAGTTTAAGAGATGTCTCGGTTAATGAGATTTGATGACTTCCTTTTTAATATATTCTCATAACATTTAAACCATCTTTGAGGTGTGAGGGTAACTCGTAAGTCATTCGCCCATTGTTCCATGACCTTTAGTTTTGAGTCATTTCTGGGTTGATTGAATGTAGAATATACTGTAGATATGATATAAGGCCGCTTACCAATGGGTCATAGAAACATTTTAATTTGAAGCTTGTAGGTTTGGGGTTTGGTGCGTTAGTGAACATGGTATGCAGGAAATGAAAGATTTGTTCAAGTCTGAAGTTTTCCGAGGTTGGTATGTGATATTTTGTGATCAAGTCTTGTTTCGACATTAGTTGAAAATGTGATATTAAAAGTTGTAACCTAGTTAATTTGTTTTGTTTCCACCAAGTATGATTTTTAGAAGCCACTCCGGGAGGAAACATGGGATTGTCAAATAATTCTAAAAGTGGTGAGGGTTGGGATTGGAGTGAAAATTGGAATCTATTAGCTTTTCAGATACGTAATGAATGGGATGTATAAGGTGAATGTAAATGTAAATCTTTTGGCAGCGGGCCAGTGGCCCAGATAAGACTCTCCAATTTGTAGGGCGCTATGTGGGAGCTTTATCTGAGACCAGATGGGTGCATGATGCTCAGCAGTCACTGCTGCCAGTTTAGCTATTTGAGCTGCTTTGTAGTATAGGGAAAAATTTGTTAAGGAGACTCCTCCTTGTCGTTTGTGTCTAAATAGGATTTGTTGGGAAAtgcgtgattttttttattgttccaaatGAAACGTAATATTTATGAATTTATTGTTTTGAGTGTCAGTGAAGGTAATGAAATTGGTAGAGAGCGAAACAGATATAAAAACTGGGGTAGTGTTACCATTTTTGAGTGAATTCTGCCTGAAAAGGAGAGAGACGGGGTGGACCAATGTCATAAAGCTTGTGTGAACTTTTGTAATAGAGTGGTGTAATTGTATTTAAGTAAAGTAGTTTTGGTGGGAGTAAGGTTGATTCCTAGATAGGTGATGTAATGTTTTGCATGTTGAAATCAGAAATTATTTAGGATTATGTTTTTAACTGTGGGGGGTATTCAGAAACATGATCTCTGATTTATCAACATTAACTTTTAAACCCGATATCTCCTCAAAATGTTTAAAGGTATTTAATAGGTTTGGTAGGGATATATTAGGGTTTGTCAATGTTAGTAAGAGGTCATCAACAAATTAAGCTGACCTTGTATTAATGTTTACGAATCGTTTGGCCTCTAATGTCTGGATGCAaacgtgtacacacacacacacacacacacacacacacacacacacacacacacacacactgtataatataTGTGAGAGAGAGGTAGCGCACCAGTTCCAagtgaaaaagtgctatttagtagcccaaaatggcgacgtttcggctcaaagttgtgagcctttttcaagccataTACACACTGCACTGATCATAGAGAACATCGGctgtgtttatatatatacagttgaaaccagaagtttccatccactatatataaagacacatctgcatgtttttctcaatatctgacatgaaatcagaataaacctttcccgttttaggtcagttaggattactataattattaacatttgccaaatgccagaataatgagagagataatttttaaggcatttttattacggtACTTGCTgaaaagtcaaaagtttccataactttccatacatttcattactatTTGGTCCCGTTTCCCTTATACTAAATCACTTGGGTGAAAGATTTGGGTTTTCctttcacaagcttctcacaatagctgGTCAGAATTTGTGCCCAttcttcctgacaaaactggtgtaactgatccaggtttgtaggtcacattgctcgcaccggccttttcagttttgcccataaattttcaataggagtgagatcagggctttgtgatggccgctccaaaacattgactttgttattcttaagccactttgttaccattttgactgtatgcttcaggtcattgtccatttggaagatccATTTGTGCTCAAGCTTTaatttcctggctgatgtcttgagatgttgcttcagtattgccacatattcttcttttctcatgatgccatctattttgtgaagtgcacgagtccctcctgcagcaaaacaacaccacaccatgatgctgcctccaccgtgtttcacagttgggatggtgttcttagtcttccaagcttctcccttactcctccaaacgtaacgatggtcattatgcccaaaaagttcaattttagttaagGTTTttgttcttttggagtaatggcttcttcctggcaaagTTGCCTTTCAGctcatgttaaccccttaacgaccgccattaTGCCTTTTAGCGGCGGCAGTTAaggatacttattcctcagcgccgcttttcaacgacactgagaaataagggtatagtgcccccAGCGTCCGAATATCTCTGtggtctcggctactgggggtagctgagacccagcagaacatgatttgggtcgggttTTTCCCATCCCCAGTGCTGCAATCGCCGTTATTCACCTGGATTTTTTTATTtagttctctctcctctgatatgatccagCAAATTGTATTGATACATAGAGACACATACATATTAAGGAAATTATTAAATGTAAAAACAGGGGAAGAAATTAGCGACACCCAGATACCACATCCAAAGGAGCTGAGATATATATATTCTCAAAAAAGGGGAAAAGATGTACCCCAAATTATTATAGCATAATGTTGCACGGTAAGAGCATAATATTGCAGAGTAGAATCAGCAAGAAAACTTCTCCACTATTCAAAGTGATTATCAATAAAATTAGTTAAATAAAAAGTGCAAATGCAAAAAGTGGTCAGATAAGACCTACAATTAATTTGAAGTAATATCTCAAAGTGGAAGAAGGTTTATAGAGATCAAAATAATACACACTAAGCCCAATACCAGTCAGAAATTATACCGGAGTCTAAATGGTTATAAAGACCATGTGGTCAATGAAACATATATTGAGATAGGAAGACCAACCTTGTATGTAACGTGGAAAGGAgggaccccaacgcacgtttcgcaattgtgcttcttcagggggcatccacaggtgtgtctctaattaacttagATGTTAAATCAGAAGCTTAcagacacatgacatcatcataaggGTAGagaagaattgtttaaaggcatagtaatcttagtgtatgttaacttttgactttgcagtaagaaataaaaatgcattaaaacattctctctcattattctggcatttgggaaatactaataattatggtaatcctaattgacctaaaaggagaaaggtttattctgatttcatgtcagatattgagaaaaacatgcagatgtgtctttttatatagtgtatgtaaactactGGTTTCAACTGTGTTTACTGCACTAATCATAGAGGACATCagctatgtatatatacagtgggagaaataagtatttgatcccttgctgattttgtaagtttgcccactgacaaagacatgaacagtctataattttaagggtaggttaattttaacattgagagatagaatatctaaaataaaatccagaaaatcacattgtataaattatataaatatatttgcattttgcagtgagaaatatgtatttccttgcgcaggcgtgtactacggaggacacagcatgaacttcaatccaatattgcggccagcatgcagccagcgggtaaggaaagggtgaatcaaacacccgaaaaccccacccatatgaccgcaaacctgtcccgctaaattcaggtgacaggttccctttaagtcttgtttgccagagggatcaaatacttatttctcactggaaaatgcaaataaatttatacaatttatacaatgtgatttctagattttatttttgacattctatctttcaatgttaaaattaacctacccttaaaattatagactgttcatgtctttgtcagtgggcaaacgtacaaaatcagcaagggatcaaatacttatttcaccactGTATGTACTGCACTGATCATAGAGAACATCCGATGTCCGATTTGAAAagaattgcaaaacaaagaaagaaaaataaaaaatctggaatCACAGAAAAGTAAGTTGTATTAGAAGGTGATGTTTGAACAGCCTCTTAGGGTATCCGTTCATACAGTGTATTGGGCCTCATGGGCAGCCTGCAGGTGAATCGATATCAGGCTTTTAATGTTTTATTATATTGCTCCTTACAAGTTCTGCATTATTTCATTGTTCTTATGTGAATGTTTTTGTCTCTTGCCAGGTGCCCCCCACTTCTCCTGTGCGATCATGGATGTCACTGGTCCTCTCATCCATGTGGATTTCCCAAATGTGGCCAGCTCCCTCCTGGAGAGTCTGAACCAGCAGCGAGTAGAAGGGAAGCTGTGCGACGTCTCCATCCATGCACAAGGCCGCGTGTTCCGTGCGCATCGCGCCGTTCTTGCCGCCTCTTCCCCGTACTTTCACGATCAGGTGCTGTTGAAGGGTATGAGCTGTGTGGCTTTGCCAGGTGTGGTCGACCCTGGAGCATTTGAAGCCGTTTTATGCGCTGCCTACACGGGCCGCTTGACTATGCTGGCAGATGAGATTGTCAATTACCTGACCGTGGGCAGCGTGCTTCAGATGTGGCACGTTGTGGACAAGTGCTCTGAACTTCTTAAGGAGTCTCGTACCAGCAACAACACCGTGAGCATGGAAGGGGCCGGGAGCAGCCGTGGCCCCACCCCACAGAGACTTCACTCCGGCAGAGCCAGTGAGAACCAGTCCCCCAGCAGTAGCAACTATTTTAGTCCACGTGAGGCACCACCAGAACCAGACAGGAGTAGAAGGCGGGGCGATGTCACAAGCGAAGCAGCAGAAGAAACCGGCACAGAAGAAGAGCCATTCGGGGAGGAAGCGTCGGTGGCTAGCTGCTCCAGTTACCGAAGACCCAGCATTGTTCCTCAGAGACACTGGGTGTTTGTCAAAAAAGAACGGCCTCACCAAGGACTGTTACTGACATGTGAAggtgaa is a window of Ranitomeya variabilis isolate aRanVar5 chromosome 2, aRanVar5.hap1, whole genome shotgun sequence DNA encoding:
- the ZBTB22 gene encoding zinc finger and BTB domain-containing protein 22 isoform X1 codes for the protein MQPAGAPHFSCAIMDVTGPLIHVDFPNVASSLLESLNQQRVEGKLCDVSIHAQGRVFRAHRAVLAASSPYFHDQVLLKGMSCVALPGVVDPGAFEAVLCAAYTGRLTMLADEIVNYLTVGSVLQMWHVVDKCSELLKESRTSNNTVSMEGAGSSRGPTPQRLHSGRASENQSPSSSNYFSPREAPPEPDRSRRRGDVTSEAAEETGTEEEPFGEEASVASCSSYRRPSIVPQRHWVFVKKERPHQGLLLTCEGEEEEEDEEELEEDEEEEKLNISDVRTLNAPEEQVNFCEPSDGMPYEESSGNDPCYPQGPPLLPLDMQGNQLMLLPSGHGAAGQGGTGTSQGEGGKIFLCHCGKAFSHKSMRDRHVNMHLNLRPFDCPVCGKKFKMKHHLTEHMKTHTGVKPYECEVCAKKFMWRDSFMRHRGHCERRHRASAGGGGAVGGEGAGQGIIETPSV
- the ZBTB22 gene encoding zinc finger and BTB domain-containing protein 22 isoform X2 produces the protein MDVTGPLIHVDFPNVASSLLESLNQQRVEGKLCDVSIHAQGRVFRAHRAVLAASSPYFHDQVLLKGMSCVALPGVVDPGAFEAVLCAAYTGRLTMLADEIVNYLTVGSVLQMWHVVDKCSELLKESRTSNNTVSMEGAGSSRGPTPQRLHSGRASENQSPSSSNYFSPREAPPEPDRSRRRGDVTSEAAEETGTEEEPFGEEASVASCSSYRRPSIVPQRHWVFVKKERPHQGLLLTCEGEEEEEDEEELEEDEEEEKLNISDVRTLNAPEEQVNFCEPSDGMPYEESSGNDPCYPQGPPLLPLDMQGNQLMLLPSGHGAAGQGGTGTSQGEGGKIFLCHCGKAFSHKSMRDRHVNMHLNLRPFDCPVCGKKFKMKHHLTEHMKTHTGVKPYECEVCAKKFMWRDSFMRHRGHCERRHRASAGGGGAVGGEGAGQGIIETPSV